From Acinonyx jubatus isolate Ajub_Pintada_27869175 chromosome E2, VMU_Ajub_asm_v1.0, whole genome shotgun sequence:
GTGGGCATCGGGGCCGGGTATCGGGAATAAGTGGCTGGGCCAGGGCGAGTGGCAGCTGGCAGGGGAGGCCGGTAGCCGTGAAGCCAGCCCTCCACccttgcctcccccccaccccgggtagACCCCATGTTCACACCCCTTGGACCAGTTAGACGCCTGCGATCCCGATCTCAGATGTCAGCCCAGCGGCCAGTGGGGCTGCGAGGCAGCTATAGTtctgggggtgcatgtgttccctttcgtggggtgggaggggtagacTTGCAGTGACTCGACGCCCCCCACCTGCAGGTCCGGAGGCAGTGGGGGCCGCAGCCGCTCAGCAGGGGGGCTATGAGATCCCCGCCCGCCTTCGGACCCTGCACAACCTCGTGATCCAGTACGCAGGGCAGGGCCGCTACGAGGTCGCCGTGCCACTGTGCCGCCAGGCCTTAGAGGACCTCGAGCGGAGCTCAGGCCACTGCCACCCTGACGTGGCCACCATGCTCAACATCCTGGCGCTGGTGTACCGGTGAGGGCCGCCGTCGGCCGTGGACCtgttgctgggggcaggggagccagcatggggcacctggactGGTGGGTGGGGGTGTCGAGAGGGATCTGGGGAAACCACTGTAACCCAGGCAAAGAGGAATCCGAGAATGTGGGTAACCGCCCCCAACAGACAGGGAAGAGACGTTGGGGTGGTTGGAGGGTTGGAGGCAATCTGGGGGTAAAGGGACCCTGTGCTAGACTTGGGAGGTGCGGAGACCCAGAAGGGACCGCGGAAGGGTGGTGCCATCCTGCTTGGTTCAGCCAAGTACTACCCAGCAcagctgacccccccccccccccatccctgggCCACCCCACAGGGACCAGAACAAGTACAAAGAGGCCACAGACCTTCTCCACGATGCCCTGCAGATTCGGGAGCAGACGCTGGGCCCCGAGCACCCCGCGGTGAGGAGGGGACGAGGAGTGAGGGCTGCAGGGCCGTGCCTCCCACCCCTGacctgcctcccccactccacaGGTGGCCGCCACCCTCAACAACCTGGCTGTGCTCTATGGGAAGCGCGGGCGTTACCGGGAGGCCGAGCCGCTGTGCCAGCGTGCCCTGGAGATCCGCGAGAAGGTATCgccaccaccccctgcccagcacagtcccctgccccttcccactcgaTCCTGATGCGCTCAAATCAGTGGCTCTTGCGTTGCAACCCTGATCCCATGATGTCCTTGCTGTCTGATATCATGAGTACCCAGTCTGAGCCTGAATTACCCCATCGCATGACTCCCTCCCTACCCTTGGCCTTCGGTGAGCTCCACCTGATCTTGACTCCTGACTCTGATCCTCCTTAGAAATCCCCTCATGTGCCCTCCAACCCAGTCCTGACCTTCCAACCCCATTGGGCCCCGCCCCCCATGACTTTGTGACCTGATAAATGGCATTTGTGTGGCTTCTACCCTCCTGCAATTCTCCCCATGGATCTTATAAACCTTAACTCCTGGCCCCCATCACGGCTGCTGGCATCACGCGGCCCACCAACCCCTAGGTCCTGGGCACCGACCACCCGGACGTGGCCAAGCAGCTCAACAACCTGGCCCTGCTCTGCCAGAACCAGGGCAAGTTCGAGGAGGTGGAACAGCACTATGCCCGAGCCCTGAGCATTTATGAGGCCCTGGGGGGGCCCCACGACCCGAACGTGGCCAAGACCAAGAACAACCTGGTGAGGGCATTGCGGGGCACAGGGACAACCTGGGGCGGACGGCCAGCGTCCCTCGGGAGGGAACCCCATTGGCTCAAGGGTGGGACAGGCTGGAGGCCAGTATCCTCCCTCCTCTGCTGAGCCCCTGGAGGAGGGGTCCTCTCCGACCTGGCCTCAGCTCGAGATCGCTCAGCACAGGACATGGAAACATCAGGAAACCACGCGCGTCGCTGGGGCCAAGATGTCAGTGTCCTATTTATTGAGCtctagccaccccccccccccttttttagtACCTTCCCGGTACTCTCCACTTCTTAAAGGGCCCTAGGAGGGAGGTGCCGTTACCGTCCCATTTTGCAAacgaggaaattgaggcacaaagaggtggTGTCACTAGCCCAAGGCAGAGCAGGAACCAGTCACCTGCCCTTGGTCACTAGGTGGGAGGTTGGGGGCGGACGCGTCTGCCTCCTCCTGTAACACCGGGCCCAGGGAGGTAGATCGGAGCCAAGATCAcccaggccctcccctccccgcagGCCTCAGCCTACCTGAAACAGAACAAGTACCAGCAGGCAGAAGAGCTGTACAAAGAGATCCTCAGCCGGGAAGACCTGCCTGCCCCTCTGGGTGAGCCCCCTCCCGTGCCCCCCCCCCAGGTGACTTCTTAGTGTCCCCACTGCACTGTCCCCCATCTGTTTTTAGGAGCCCCCCCCACAGGCACGGCTGGGGACACAGAACAGCAGGTGAGCATGGGTTTCGCTTCCGCCACAGGGGTGGGGCCTGGCTGAGAAGCGGGGACTGACCCCTTCCCCGgtgtcctccccagcccctgcgtCGGAGCAGCTCCTTCTCCAAGTTCCGCGAGTCCCTCCGGCGTGGAAGCGAGAAGTTGGTCTCCCGTCTCCGAGGCGAGGGGGTGGCTGGGGCAGCAGGGTGAGTGGTCCActgggtcagcacagagcccgacggctGCAGCCTCTgcaacccaccccaccccctgtcctGCTCAAGAACCGTCTATGGTTCCCATCTGCTCTGGGACATGAACAGTCAGATCAGGTGCTGGGACAGTCTTCCCCAGAGCAGGAGCCAGACCCTCCGGGA
This genomic window contains:
- the KLC3 gene encoding kinesin light chain 3 isoform X2; this translates as MSVQVAAPGNAALGPERLSPEELVRQTRQVVQGLEALRAEHRGLARHLAEALAGQGLVAGLELLEEKQQVVSHALEAIELGLGEAQVLLALSAHVGSLEAEKQRLRAQARRLAQENSWLREELEETQRRLRASEEAVAQLEEEKSHLEFLGQLRQYDPPAENQRPESPPRRDSLASLFPSEEEERKGPEAVGAAAAQQGGYEIPARLRTLHNLVIQYAGQGRYEVAVPLCRQALEDLERSSGHCHPDVATMLNILALVYRDQNKYKEATDLLHDALQIREQTLGPEHPAVAATLNNLAVLYGKRGRYREAEPLCQRALEIREKVLGTDHPDVAKQLNNLALLCQNQGKFEEVEQHYARALSIYEALGGPHDPNVAKTKNNLASAYLKQNKYQQAEELYKEILSREDLPAPLGAPPTGTAGDTEQQPLRRSSSFSKFRESLRRGSEKLVSRLRGEGVAGAAGMKRAMSLNMLNVDGPKAAGTQFANQHLSEAARTLSASTQDLGPR
- the KLC3 gene encoding kinesin light chain 3 isoform X1; the encoded protein is MSVQVAAPGNAALGPERLSPEELVRQTRQVVQGLEALRAEHRGLARHLAEALAGQGLVAGLELLEEKQQVVSHALEAIELGLGEAQVLLALSAHVGSLEAEKQRLRAQARRLAQENSWLREELEETQRRLRASEEAVAQLEEEKSHLEFLGQLRQYDPPAENQRPESPPRRDSLASLFPSEEEERKGPEAVGAAAAQQGGYEIPARLRTLHNLVIQYAGQGRYEVAVPLCRQALEDLERSSGHCHPDVATMLNILALVYRDQNKYKEATDLLHDALQIREQTLGPEHPAVAATLNNLAVLYGKRGRYREAEPLCQRALEIREKVLGTDHPDVAKQLNNLALLCQNQGKFEEVEQHYARALSIYEALGGPHDPNVAKTKNNLASAYLKQNKYQQAEELYKEILSREDLPAPLGAPPTGTAGDTEQQPLRRSSSFSKFRESLRRGSEKLVSRLRGEGVAGAAGMKRAMSLNMLNVDGPKAAGTQVRGHSGQGWSRGPRWAQRQGWVRSG